CACCGTCCACTCGGGGCCCCCCGGAATGCTCGTCGCCTCCTATGCCCAGTTCTGCTCCTCCAGCGGGTGCAACGGGGCCAACAGCAGCAGTGTCCTGTTGGATGCCATCCCCCGTCCAGGTGTGGGATCCCAGCATGCTGGGTGGGACCAGGGACACGCATAGATGGGGCCCCAGTGACAAGAGGCTCCGCGGCTCAAAGAAGGTGGCTTcagggaggagcagagctgtGCACCCCAACCTTCTCTTTGCTCTCCAGCTCCCCCTGTCCCAGGAGACCTGCAGTGTCCTGCCTGTGTTGAGTTGTTTGGATCCTGCTCACGAAACTCAGAAAATGTTACCTGCCCCAAGGGCACCATTGGTTGTTACCGTGGTTCCATTGATCTCAGGGGAGGTGAGTGCTGATGGTCTCAAGGATGACGGGATTAGGATCTGGATTCACTGGTCCTGAGGTTGGAGGTGGCCTGAGTTCCTGACTCACgggtttgggggtggaggggactgGGGACCCCGATGTCCAGGTCTAGGGGAGGAGGGACGAAGAGGCTGATCTCCTGGTCTGACCTGGGAGAGGGCGCATCTGAGATTCCTGGGTCTTAGGAATTTCAGTGGGCTGTGCTTTGAGTTCTCTGACTTAATCTTCATTCTCTAGGTGAGCTGTCCTCCTCATTCAAGCTTCAGGGTTGCATGGCCCAACCTTCCGGATATCTGTTGAACCATGTCCGCAATATTGGGGTCTTCTCCGTGTTTGAGACCTCTTGGTATAAGaatgagactgagaaagagaaggagaatgagaaacATAATGAGAATGAGAAACAGAATGAGAAGGAGCATCACTTTCCCCCCCAAGCTGGAGCTGCCCCTTCCTCCTACACGGCTTTGGTGGCACTGGGGCTATCCTTAGCCCTTTGGTGTGGGGTGCCCTCCCTGCTGACCCCATTTTCCCTTGATTCTTTGCCTCTCCTAACCCCCTAAACCCAACCCTCCCTCTGACCTCATAACCCAACACTGGATTATTTTCCCATCTTCTCCATGAATTATCATCCACACACACTTTGTGGCCTGATGACACATATGGAAGGGCCTGGGAGCAGCTGGACTTGCCCTGTAGGAGAGTTGACATTCGAGCAGTGGCCACATGTGTCTGATAATAAAGACATCGTCCTTTCCCCCAGTGCTGGGGTTTCTCtatgtgaggggaggggagggcaggacaCCCAGAAATCTGgcacaggggaggagaggaatcTGTGGGAGATTCCCCATCTCAGGTCCATCCTTCACTGGTCTGGTACACATCCCCATTC
This genomic interval from Equus quagga isolate Etosha38 unplaced genomic scaffold, UCLA_HA_Equagga_1.0 69214_RagTag, whole genome shotgun sequence contains the following:
- the LOC124234066 gene encoding CD177 antigen-like, with amino-acid sequence HSGPPGMLVASYAQFCSSSGCNGANSSSVLLDAIPRPAPPVPGDLQCPACVELFGSCSRNSENVTCPKGTIGCYRGSIDLRGGELSSSFKLQGCMAQPSGYLLNHVRNIGVFSVFETSWYKNETEKEKENEKHNENEKQNEKEHHFPPQAGAAPSSYTALVALGLSLAL